A genomic window from Thermodesulfobacteriota bacterium includes:
- a CDS encoding SatD family protein: MVDPNSDFACLTADLVASRRSRDRAATQVHLECALRQVNESLGGSIAVPFSVTLGDEWQGLLLTPAAALEADFRIRHLLHPLPVASG, translated from the coding sequence ATGGTCGATCCGAACTCGGACTTCGCCTGCCTCACCGCCGACCTCGTCGCCTCCCGCAGGAGCCGAGACCGGGCCGCTACCCAAGTGCACCTGGAATGCGCCCTCCGGCAGGTCAACGAGTCTCTGGGCGGGTCGATCGCCGTGCCCTTTTCCGTCACCCTGGGGGACGAGTGGCAGGGGCTCCTCCTCACGCCGGCGGCCGCCCTGGAGGCCGACTTCCGCATTCGCCATCTCCTCCACCCCCTCCCCGTGGCGAGCGG
- a CDS encoding CYTH domain-containing protein: MGIEIERKFLVRGDGWRAGASGQEIRQGYLSCDPDRTVRVRLSGHQGLLTVKGRPRGLVRTEFEYPIPGPDAQALLDHLCLRPLIEKTRYRVTHVDHLWEVDEFWGENRGLVLAEVELADPAEAVDLPEWAGEEVSHDPRYANANLARNPFLRW, translated from the coding sequence GTGGGCATCGAGATCGAGCGGAAGTTCCTGGTGCGGGGCGACGGATGGCGCGCCGGAGCGTCGGGGCAGGAGATCCGCCAGGGCTACCTCTCCTGCGACCCGGACCGCACCGTGCGCGTGCGCCTCTCCGGGCACCAGGGCTTGCTCACCGTCAAGGGCCGCCCCCGGGGTCTCGTCCGAACCGAGTTCGAGTACCCGATTCCCGGGCCGGATGCCCAAGCCCTCCTGGACCACCTGTGCCTGCGGCCCCTCATCGAGAAGACCCGGTACCGGGTGACCCACGTCGACCATCTCTGGGAGGTGGACGAGTTCTGGGGCGAGAACCGGGGCCTGGTGCTGGCCGAGGTCGAGCTGGCCGACCCGGCGGAGGCCGTGGACCTACCCGAGTGGGCGGGGGAAGAGGTCTCCCACGACCCCCGCTACGCCAACGCCAACCTGGCCCGAAATCCCTTCCTGCGCTGGTGA